A genome region from Anastrepha obliqua isolate idAnaObli1 chromosome 4, idAnaObli1_1.0, whole genome shotgun sequence includes the following:
- the LOC129246348 gene encoding uncharacterized protein DDB_G0283357 isoform X3: MVMFAFVVPAYTKTKDYVLMLTTHNDRALHINDVGKVTAANIAFAQPLTMDIVGDPFNGDPFFITLYAKQVGLFLCFRRGRLVGLKQLSRDCHFSETMEHGHYMYANAYNATLRVGFTKRFKPIGPKRLQHGHSISKDHFLFERRHLADIITSRITATTTTTTTTTTTTTTTTTRTPKVTRIQRNRNNSHNNNNNDNISLLKHSVAQESQQQEVHKEAAKSITNDKHNDRHSHSEDSSVNDYNNNNRSSHNITQQQAGGLLEERLRKLQRNEEHPLRHDGNSIRNKNRRRRLQNRRKLHQQHNLQTKNLVRQQHHNSTKMARRRQHEREQLLRKQSRHRQQLLARHEQHQREQPPPPARGAGAAASSTASTAASALTATAASLVPTTLIDIMALLAASRRKRGRRKKDNAVEESENATASAGSGAQGVTHAADMQIAVAQTKLPTVEEDEVAKKQKVEWLARDGEEQAKVRAQRQSGARSEKVQQAHRHRHHNQRPQTLESAAEPVSATQHVAEKVAQAQAQPTEQQTDEYSNSYVNSNLNSNNKLNTYTNANANNGNDNDYVNAIPALPKNYLYEKTHQHADYDVHSHEDDEDDNDNDNNYNNHNARSHSEAAGKHEKHEKQAAENGSHRTNGRSSSNRSRKFSSSQRSDSINPSMTDYSSNGNSKFNQPQQQQQQQPQQQTLSHNRLRYRRRAAATEATNEAEATTAHDEHVDNIHVDANNDVADNIVDRHVAKQHQPDQHAQQQVDLVQSEEAAAEVSTSAASFEHQTKKYTNTNKNTNININTKTNIINANKITNTNMKYNINIDKVSANRNSKLNYRDNGDINVNTAGERASAVEAKIEVVAAAAAVAVADDVHTANLVKDNNVKRKFFGIRLPFFRQLSINNNNINSNNNNIMHFINNNINMDVVENIQEANANQINANAIANAYQPQQQQLQPAVNNNNNNNDEVNVAAAAVAAGNVAIAAHLARAFINDNGNRDVIDANYNNNDDENVHAANIDNINNVYEQLFAANHKRFFRSLNYANTNHNVNNYTDDNDNNDQGDENADEWKRNHNKYDMTIVQYRYVVVFY; this comes from the exons GTAATGTTTGCCTTTGTAGTTCCAgcttacacaaaaacaaaagactaTGTCTTAATGCTAACGACCCACAACGACCGAGCGCTACATATAAATGACGTCGGCAAGGTGACTGCAGCTAATATAGCTTTTGCAC AGCCCTTAACCATGGATATTGTTGGTGATCCATTCAATGGCGATCCATTCTTTATAACGCTTTATGCTAAGCAAGTTGGGCTGTTCTTGTGCTTTCGACGTGGCAGATTAGTGGGACTG AAACAGCTCTCGCGCGATTGTCACTTCAGTGAGACCATGGAACATGGCCACTACATGTACGCGAATGCCTACAATGCAACGCTGCGTGTTGGCTTCACGAAGCGCTTCAAGCCCATCGGACCAAAGCGTCTGCAGCATGGGCATAGCATCAGCAAGGACCACTTTCTCTTCGAGCGTCGCCATTTAGCAGATATTATCACTAGTAGAAtcacggcaacaacaacaaccaccacGACTacaaccaccaccaccaccacgacAACTACACGTACACCCAAAGTCACACGCATCCAACGCAACAGAAACAATTcccataacaataacaataacgacAATATATCCCTTTTGAAGCACTCCGTTGCGCAGGAGAGCCAACAACAAGAAGTACATAAAGAAGCTGCAAAGAGTATTACTAATGATAAACATAACGATAGACATAGTCATAGCGAGGATAGTAGTGTTAAtgattacaataacaacaacaggaGTAGCCATAATATAACACAGCAGCAAGCAGGTGGTTTGCTGGAAGAGCGTCTACGCAAGTTGCAGCGCAACGAAGAGCATCCACTGCGTCATGATGGCAATagtattagaaataaaaatcgtCGTCGTCGCCTACAGAATCGGCGCAAGCTTCACCAACAACACAATTTGCAGACAAAGAACCTGGTGCGCCAACAACACCACAACAGCACAAAAATGGCACGTCGACGTCAACACGAACGCGAACAGCTGTTGCGCAAGCAAAGTCGCCACCGACAGCAACTGTTAGCGCGGCATGAACAACATCAGCGTGAACAGCCGCCACCACCGGCGCGTGGTGCAGGCGCGGCAGCCAGTTCTACCGCCTCGACAGCGGCCTCGGCACTCACGGCTACTGCCGCTTCCTTGGTGCCTACAACACTGATTGACATTATGGCTTTGTTGGCAGCATCGCGACGGAAGCGTGGGCGGCGGAAAAAGGATAATGCAGTAGAAGAGAGCGAGAATGCAACGGCGAGTGCGGGTAGTGGAGCGCAAGGCGTGACCCATGCGGCCGATATGCAAATAGCGGTAGCACAAACAAAACTACCCACAGTGGAGGAAGATGAGGTGGCTAAGAAGCAAAAGGTGGAATGGCTGGCGCGGGATGGTGAGGAGCAGGCGAAGGTGAGAGCGCAACGTCAAAGTGGTGCGCGGAGTGAGAAAGTGCAGCAGGCACATAGGCATCGACATCATAATCAGCGGCCACAGACGCTGGAATCGGCCGCTGAACCAGTGAGCGCAACGCAACATGTTGCTGAGAAGGTTGCGCAGGCGCAGGCGCAGCCAACAGAGCAACAAACAGATGAATACTCAAATAGTTATGTTAATAGTAatttaaatagtaataataaactAAATACTTATACTAATGCTAATGCTAATAATGGTAATGATAATGATTATGTTAATGCAATACCTGCCTTGCCAAAAAACTACTTATACGAAAAAACTCATCAACACGCAGATTATGATGTTCATAGTCACGAGGATGATGAGGATgataatgataatgataataatTACAATAACCACAATGCTAGATCGCATAGTGAAGCTGCTGGTAAGCATGAAAAACACGAAAAGCAAGCTGCTGAAAATGGTAGTCATAGAACCAACGggcgcagcagcagcaataggAGTAGAAAATTTAGTAGTAGTCAACGTAGCGATAGTATTAACCCTAGTATGACTGATTATAGTAGTAATGGTAATTCTAAGTTTAAtcaacctcaacaacaacagcaacagcaaccgcAACAGCAAACGCTTAGCCATAATAGACTAAGATATCGACGACGAGCTGCTGCAACCGAAGCCACAAACGAAGCAGAGGCGACAACAGCTCATGACGAACACGTTGACAATATACATGTTGACGCGAACAACGATGTTGCTGACAACATTGTTGATCGGCATGTTGCTAAGCAACACCAGCCAGATCAACACGCGCAGCAACAAGTAGATTTGGTGCAAAGCGAAGAAGCTGCAGCGGAAGTCAGCACTTCCGCTGCGAGTTTCgaacaccaaacaaaaaaatatacgaatacaaataaaaatacgaatataaatataaatacaaaaacgaaTATAATAAATGCGAATAAAAttacgaatacgaatatgaaatataatataaatattgataaaGTTAGTGCTAATAGAAATAGTAAGCTTAATTATAGAGATAACGGTGACATTAATGTGAACACCGCTGGCGAGCGAGCGAGTGCTGTTGAAGCAAAAATTgaagttgttgctgctgctgctgctgttgctgttgccgaTGATGTTCACACAGCCAACCTGGTGAAAGACAATAATGTTAAGCGTAAGTTTTTTGGTATACGCCTGCCGTTTTTTCGTCAACTTAGcatcaataacaacaatattaacagtaataacaataatattatgCATTTTATTAACAACAACATTAATATGGATGTcgtagaaaatattcaagaagcTAATGCTAATCAGATAAATGCGAATGCAATTGCTAATGCTTAtcaaccgcaacaacaacaactccagCCAGCtgttaataataacaataataacaatgacGAAGTtaatgttgctgctgctgctgttgctgctggcaATGTAGCCATTGCTGCTCACTTAGCGCGCGCGTTCATTAATGATAACGGTAACCGCGATGTTATTGAtgctaattataataataatgatgatgaaAATGTTCATGCTGCAAATATCGATAATATTAATAATGTTTATGAGCAATTGTTTGCTGCTAATCATAAACGTTTTTTTCGTAGCTTAAATTATGCTAATACTAATCACAATGTGAATAATTATACTGATGATAATGATAACAATGACCAAGGCGATGAAAATGCTGATGAATGGAAAagaaatcataataaatatgATATGACTATAGTACAATACAGATATGTAGttgtcttttattaa
- the LOC129246348 gene encoding uncharacterized protein DDB_G0283357 isoform X1, with the protein MLPQLTLNAKNTILLMVMFAFVVPAYTKTKDYVLMLTTHNDRALHINDVGKVTAANIAFAQPLTMDIVGDPFNGDPFFITLYAKQVGLFLCFRRGRLVGLKQLSRDCHFSETMEHGHYMYANAYNATLRVGFTKRFKPIGPKRLQHGHSISKDHFLFERRHLADIITSRITATTTTTTTTTTTTTTTTTRTPKVTRIQRNRNNSHNNNNNDNISLLKHSVAQESQQQEVHKEAAKSITNDKHNDRHSHSEDSSVNDYNNNNRSSHNITQQQAGGLLEERLRKLQRNEEHPLRHDGNSIRNKNRRRRLQNRRKLHQQHNLQTKNLVRQQHHNSTKMARRRQHEREQLLRKQSRHRQQLLARHEQHQREQPPPPARGAGAAASSTASTAASALTATAASLVPTTLIDIMALLAASRRKRGRRKKDNAVEESENATASAGSGAQGVTHAADMQIAVAQTKLPTVEEDEVAKKQKVEWLARDGEEQAKVRAQRQSGARSEKVQQAHRHRHHNQRPQTLESAAEPVSATQHVAEKVAQAQAQPTEQQTDEYSNSYVNSNLNSNNKLNTYTNANANNGNDNDYVNAIPALPKNYLYEKTHQHADYDVHSHEDDEDDNDNDNNYNNHNARSHSEAAGKHEKHEKQAAENGSHRTNGRSSSNRSRKFSSSQRSDSINPSMTDYSSNGNSKFNQPQQQQQQQPQQQTLSHNRLRYRRRAAATEATNEAEATTAHDEHVDNIHVDANNDVADNIVDRHVAKQHQPDQHAQQQVDLVQSEEAAAEVSTSAASFEHQTKKYTNTNKNTNININTKTNIINANKITNTNMKYNINIDKVSANRNSKLNYRDNGDINVNTAGERASAVEAKIEVVAAAAAVAVADDVHTANLVKDNNVKRKFFGIRLPFFRQLSINNNNINSNNNNIMHFINNNINMDVVENIQEANANQINANAIANAYQPQQQQLQPAVNNNNNNNDEVNVAAAAVAAGNVAIAAHLARAFINDNGNRDVIDANYNNNDDENVHAANIDNINNVYEQLFAANHKRFFRSLNYANTNHNVNNYTDDNDNNDQGDENADEWKRNHNKYDMTIVQYRYVVVFY; encoded by the exons GTAATGTTTGCCTTTGTAGTTCCAgcttacacaaaaacaaaagactaTGTCTTAATGCTAACGACCCACAACGACCGAGCGCTACATATAAATGACGTCGGCAAGGTGACTGCAGCTAATATAGCTTTTGCAC AGCCCTTAACCATGGATATTGTTGGTGATCCATTCAATGGCGATCCATTCTTTATAACGCTTTATGCTAAGCAAGTTGGGCTGTTCTTGTGCTTTCGACGTGGCAGATTAGTGGGACTG AAACAGCTCTCGCGCGATTGTCACTTCAGTGAGACCATGGAACATGGCCACTACATGTACGCGAATGCCTACAATGCAACGCTGCGTGTTGGCTTCACGAAGCGCTTCAAGCCCATCGGACCAAAGCGTCTGCAGCATGGGCATAGCATCAGCAAGGACCACTTTCTCTTCGAGCGTCGCCATTTAGCAGATATTATCACTAGTAGAAtcacggcaacaacaacaaccaccacGACTacaaccaccaccaccaccacgacAACTACACGTACACCCAAAGTCACACGCATCCAACGCAACAGAAACAATTcccataacaataacaataacgacAATATATCCCTTTTGAAGCACTCCGTTGCGCAGGAGAGCCAACAACAAGAAGTACATAAAGAAGCTGCAAAGAGTATTACTAATGATAAACATAACGATAGACATAGTCATAGCGAGGATAGTAGTGTTAAtgattacaataacaacaacaggaGTAGCCATAATATAACACAGCAGCAAGCAGGTGGTTTGCTGGAAGAGCGTCTACGCAAGTTGCAGCGCAACGAAGAGCATCCACTGCGTCATGATGGCAATagtattagaaataaaaatcgtCGTCGTCGCCTACAGAATCGGCGCAAGCTTCACCAACAACACAATTTGCAGACAAAGAACCTGGTGCGCCAACAACACCACAACAGCACAAAAATGGCACGTCGACGTCAACACGAACGCGAACAGCTGTTGCGCAAGCAAAGTCGCCACCGACAGCAACTGTTAGCGCGGCATGAACAACATCAGCGTGAACAGCCGCCACCACCGGCGCGTGGTGCAGGCGCGGCAGCCAGTTCTACCGCCTCGACAGCGGCCTCGGCACTCACGGCTACTGCCGCTTCCTTGGTGCCTACAACACTGATTGACATTATGGCTTTGTTGGCAGCATCGCGACGGAAGCGTGGGCGGCGGAAAAAGGATAATGCAGTAGAAGAGAGCGAGAATGCAACGGCGAGTGCGGGTAGTGGAGCGCAAGGCGTGACCCATGCGGCCGATATGCAAATAGCGGTAGCACAAACAAAACTACCCACAGTGGAGGAAGATGAGGTGGCTAAGAAGCAAAAGGTGGAATGGCTGGCGCGGGATGGTGAGGAGCAGGCGAAGGTGAGAGCGCAACGTCAAAGTGGTGCGCGGAGTGAGAAAGTGCAGCAGGCACATAGGCATCGACATCATAATCAGCGGCCACAGACGCTGGAATCGGCCGCTGAACCAGTGAGCGCAACGCAACATGTTGCTGAGAAGGTTGCGCAGGCGCAGGCGCAGCCAACAGAGCAACAAACAGATGAATACTCAAATAGTTATGTTAATAGTAatttaaatagtaataataaactAAATACTTATACTAATGCTAATGCTAATAATGGTAATGATAATGATTATGTTAATGCAATACCTGCCTTGCCAAAAAACTACTTATACGAAAAAACTCATCAACACGCAGATTATGATGTTCATAGTCACGAGGATGATGAGGATgataatgataatgataataatTACAATAACCACAATGCTAGATCGCATAGTGAAGCTGCTGGTAAGCATGAAAAACACGAAAAGCAAGCTGCTGAAAATGGTAGTCATAGAACCAACGggcgcagcagcagcaataggAGTAGAAAATTTAGTAGTAGTCAACGTAGCGATAGTATTAACCCTAGTATGACTGATTATAGTAGTAATGGTAATTCTAAGTTTAAtcaacctcaacaacaacagcaacagcaaccgcAACAGCAAACGCTTAGCCATAATAGACTAAGATATCGACGACGAGCTGCTGCAACCGAAGCCACAAACGAAGCAGAGGCGACAACAGCTCATGACGAACACGTTGACAATATACATGTTGACGCGAACAACGATGTTGCTGACAACATTGTTGATCGGCATGTTGCTAAGCAACACCAGCCAGATCAACACGCGCAGCAACAAGTAGATTTGGTGCAAAGCGAAGAAGCTGCAGCGGAAGTCAGCACTTCCGCTGCGAGTTTCgaacaccaaacaaaaaaatatacgaatacaaataaaaatacgaatataaatataaatacaaaaacgaaTATAATAAATGCGAATAAAAttacgaatacgaatatgaaatataatataaatattgataaaGTTAGTGCTAATAGAAATAGTAAGCTTAATTATAGAGATAACGGTGACATTAATGTGAACACCGCTGGCGAGCGAGCGAGTGCTGTTGAAGCAAAAATTgaagttgttgctgctgctgctgctgttgctgttgccgaTGATGTTCACACAGCCAACCTGGTGAAAGACAATAATGTTAAGCGTAAGTTTTTTGGTATACGCCTGCCGTTTTTTCGTCAACTTAGcatcaataacaacaatattaacagtaataacaataatattatgCATTTTATTAACAACAACATTAATATGGATGTcgtagaaaatattcaagaagcTAATGCTAATCAGATAAATGCGAATGCAATTGCTAATGCTTAtcaaccgcaacaacaacaactccagCCAGCtgttaataataacaataataacaatgacGAAGTtaatgttgctgctgctgctgttgctgctggcaATGTAGCCATTGCTGCTCACTTAGCGCGCGCGTTCATTAATGATAACGGTAACCGCGATGTTATTGAtgctaattataataataatgatgatgaaAATGTTCATGCTGCAAATATCGATAATATTAATAATGTTTATGAGCAATTGTTTGCTGCTAATCATAAACGTTTTTTTCGTAGCTTAAATTATGCTAATACTAATCACAATGTGAATAATTATACTGATGATAATGATAACAATGACCAAGGCGATGAAAATGCTGATGAATGGAAAagaaatcataataaatatgATATGACTATAGTACAATACAGATATGTAGttgtcttttattaa